A stretch of DNA from Arthrobacter jiangjiafuii:
CCGCATCCTGGATGCCGCCTCAGTGCTGTTCTACGCCGAGGGCATCCGCGCCGTCAGCGCCGACAGGATCATTGCCGAGGCCGGCACGTCCAAGGTCACCTTCTACCGGCACTTCCGCACGAAGGAAGACCTGGTGGTGTCCTACCTCCAGGCGCAGTCTGCGCGGGTCCATGCCTCCGCGGAACAGCTAAGCGACGACCCGTGCACCGGACTGCTGCAGCTGGCCGAGGCGATGGGGGCCGAAACCTGTGTTCCCGGCTTCCGCGGCTGCCCGTTCATCAACGCCGCAGCAGAATATCCCGACGCCGCCTCCCCGGTCCGCGCAGCCGTGGCCGAGCACCGGCAGTGGCTGCACGACCTGGTATCCGGCCGGCTGGCTGCCATGGGCCTGGATGACCCGGACGCCCTCGCCGACCAGCTGCTGATGCTGCGCGACGGCGCCATGGTCCATGGCTACGTGGCCGATCCTGCCGCCGCGGCAGCGGCACTGACAGCAGCCGGTCGGTCCCTCGTCGCCGCACGCCGGGACTGACTTCACCCGCTCATCTTCCCGCCGCCGAAGTCCAAAAGTGTGACGCCCGACTCATTGAGTTGGCACCGGGGCACCAGGGATAGCAGAATCAGTGCTCGTGTCCACTTCCAGCGCCACCTCAAATTCCCCCGCAGCAACTCCAGCACCGGAGAATCCGGCCCGCAGCCGCAGCATGGCCCGCAAGGTTGCCGGTGCGTCCTTCGTTGGCACGGCGCTGGAGTCCTACGACTTCTATGTCTTCGGCACCGCCGCCGCCCTGATCCTGAACCGGATTTTCTTCCCCGACGTCGATCCGGTGATCGGCGTCCTGTTGTCCTTCCTCTCGCTGGGCATCGGCTTTATTGCCCGCCCCGTCGGCGCCATCCTGTTCGGCCACATCGGTGACCGGATCGGACGCAAGAGGTCCCTGATCTGGACCATCGTCCTCATGGGCACCGCCACCGGCGTGATCGGACTGCTGCCGGACTACAACACGATCGGCCTCTGGGCCCCGGCGCTCCTGGTGACCCTGCGCCTGCTGCAGGGCCTGGCCGTCGGCGGGGAATGGGGCGGAGCCATCCTCATCGCCACCGAACACGCCGAACCGCGCAAGCGCGCCCTGTACGCCGCGATCCCGCAGATCGGCTCCCCCGTGGGCACCATCATGGTCACCGGCACGTTCCTGGCGCTGACCCAGGTATCGCAGGAAACCATGGAAGCGGGCCTGTGGCGCGTTCCGTTCCTGTTGGCCTTCCCGTTCATGGCCATCGCCCTGTACCTGCGCTTCGCCATCGAGGAAACCCCGGTCTTCAAGGACGTCGCCGAGCACCAGTCCGTTCCCCGCGTTCCGGTCCTTGAGGTGCTCTCCACCCAGCGCATGCCCGTGCTGATCGCCGCCGCTGCATCGCTGCTGGGAATCGGCTCCTATTTCCTGATGACCACGTACACCCAGGCCTACGGCACAGCCCAGCTGGGCCTGTCTTCGGACACAGTGCTCTACGCGGCGCTGGTGGGATCCGTGCTGCAGTTGGCCACCATTCCGGCCTTCGGCTGGCTGGCCACCAAAATCGGTTCGGCGCGGATGGTTGCCGCCGGCGCCGCGGCCACCCTGCTGATTTCCTTCCCGCTGTACTGGGTCATCAGCACCGCGGACCAGACCACCTACATCCTGGCCATCCTGCTCGGCGGCATCGCCCCGACCGCTGCCTGGGCAGCCCTCGGCGGACTGATGGCCGACCTGTTCCCGGCCCGCACCGGCTTCACCGCCCTGTCCCTGGCATACAGCTTTGCCGGCATCCTCGCCGGCTTCACCCCCGCCGTGACCCAGGCCTTCGCCACCGCGACGGACAGTGCCTGGTGGCATCCCGGCGTCGTACTGGCGCTGATGTCGCTGGTGACCATCGCCGGTGCCCTGGCCGCCGCCCGCATGACGCGCCGCAACACCGAGGCGGCGCGCCGCGAACCGGTTGGAGCATAGTTAAGGCATGACAACCCGCACCCGCAACCTCCTTGTCCTCAACGGCCCCAACCTGAACCTCCTAGGCACCCGCGAACCCGGGATCTACGGCACGGAGACTTTGGACGACGTCGAAGCCATGGCGCTGTCCGCGGCCGAGGCGCACGGCTGGACCGTGGACTGCATCCAGTCCAACCACGAGGGCGACCTGATCGACGCCATCCACGGCGCTCCGGGGCTGGCCGACGCGATCATCATCAACCCGGCCGCGTACAGCCACACCTCGGTGGCGATTCCCGATGCGCTTTCCGGCGTCGGGCTGCCGGTCGTGGAAGTGCACCTGAGCAATATCCACCGCCGCGAGGAGTTCCGGCACCACTCCTACGTGTCGGCAGTGGCCGACGTCGTCATCTGCGGCGCCGGAACCGCCGGCTACCGGATGGCCGTGGACTATCTGGCCGCCCGGCTGGACGCAGCAGCAGCGGACGCCTGACGAGCTACTTGCCGGAGATGCACTGCCCCGGGGACACTGCTTCCTGGTAGCTGGGCGCGGCTTCAGCCACCGGCCCGACCTCGGCCAGCGAAAGGGCATACCCGATCGGCTGGTCGCCGGTGGTCTTGGCGAAGATGACGCCGGCAATCCGGCCGTCGATATCCAGCAGCGGGCCGCCGGAGTTGCCCTGCTGGACGTTGGCAGCGAGCGTGTAGACCTCCAGGACCTCCGGGGACGCACCGTAGATGTTTCGCACCGAGACATCGGAGAGTCGCTCGACGTTGGCGGCCTGCAGCCGGAACGGGCCGCCGGCCGGATACCCGGCAAAGGCCGCAGCCGTTCCGTTGGGCAGAGGCTCGCCCATCGGGATCGGCTCCGCGTCCAGGTTGTCCACCGCCAGCACGGCCAGGTCCCGGGCGCTGTCGAAGTAGACCACTTCACCGGGCAATGCACCGCCTCCGGGAACCTGGACGACGGGCTGGGGCACTCCGGCCACCACATGGGCGTTGGTGATGACGCGGTCATCGGCCACCACAAACCCGGATCCGGTCTGGTTCTGGCCGCATTGGAAGGCGGTGCCGGTGATCTTCACCACCGACTCGGACGCGACCTGCAGGCGTTCGGACGTGACCGCCTGCTCCGGAGCCACAACCGTCTGCGGAGCTGCATTGTCCAAAATGGTGGGCAGCCCCTCGTCGAGGGTGAAGGAACGGACCTGCGCGGTCCAGACCTTGACCTGCTCGGGGGTGGCCCGCTCAATCGAACCCAAAACCTTGGAAGCGGCAATCTGCTGCGAGA
This window harbors:
- a CDS encoding MFS transporter, which encodes MSTSSATSNSPAATPAPENPARSRSMARKVAGASFVGTALESYDFYVFGTAAALILNRIFFPDVDPVIGVLLSFLSLGIGFIARPVGAILFGHIGDRIGRKRSLIWTIVLMGTATGVIGLLPDYNTIGLWAPALLVTLRLLQGLAVGGEWGGAILIATEHAEPRKRALYAAIPQIGSPVGTIMVTGTFLALTQVSQETMEAGLWRVPFLLAFPFMAIALYLRFAIEETPVFKDVAEHQSVPRVPVLEVLSTQRMPVLIAAAASLLGIGSYFLMTTYTQAYGTAQLGLSSDTVLYAALVGSVLQLATIPAFGWLATKIGSARMVAAGAAATLLISFPLYWVISTADQTTYILAILLGGIAPTAAWAALGGLMADLFPARTGFTALSLAYSFAGILAGFTPAVTQAFATATDSAWWHPGVVLALMSLVTIAGALAAARMTRRNTEAARREPVGA
- the aroQ gene encoding type II 3-dehydroquinate dehydratase produces the protein MTTRTRNLLVLNGPNLNLLGTREPGIYGTETLDDVEAMALSAAEAHGWTVDCIQSNHEGDLIDAIHGAPGLADAIIINPAAYSHTSVAIPDALSGVGLPVVEVHLSNIHRREEFRHHSYVSAVADVVICGAGTAGYRMAVDYLAARLDAAAADA
- a CDS encoding TetR/AcrR family transcriptional regulator produces the protein MTASPVRTRILDAASVLFYAEGIRAVSADRIIAEAGTSKVTFYRHFRTKEDLVVSYLQAQSARVHASAEQLSDDPCTGLLQLAEAMGAETCVPGFRGCPFINAAAEYPDAASPVRAAVAEHRQWLHDLVSGRLAAMGLDDPDALADQLLMLRDGAMVHGYVADPAAAAAALTAAGRSLVAARRD
- a CDS encoding MarP family serine protease, with the protein product MLGFSLLDVILLLVLLFYLISGLRKGLVVTLGGIVGFVAGAVAAFFAIPLVATWVPDEGWRLTAVIATVVVLVLVGHAAGAALGGGIRRWLNFPPLRALDRLLGGAVNLAVSALVMAMLAFSVNTLGVPLLSQQIAASKVLGSIERATPEQVKVWTAQVRSFTLDEGLPTILDNAAPQTVVAPEQAVTSERLQVASESVVKITGTAFQCGQNQTGSGFVVADDRVITNAHVVAGVPQPVVQVPGGGALPGEVVYFDSARDLAVLAVDNLDAEPIPMGEPLPNGTAAAFAGYPAGGPFRLQAANVERLSDVSVRNIYGASPEVLEVYTLAANVQQGNSGGPLLDIDGRIAGVIFAKTTGDQPIGYALSLAEVGPVAEAAPSYQEAVSPGQCISGK